The Pseudomonas bijieensis DNA window CGGGATGAACCCGTAGCCGACCGCCAGCGTCTGGGCCGGTATCTGTTCGGAGCGTTTCAGGTCCGGCTCCCAGGTACTGGAATACGGCGCGACGGTGACATGGCTCAACTCACCCTCGCCGTCCGCCTGGACCACGCCCCAGCCGTAGCGCACGGGAATGCGATTGAGCTTGAGATAGGCGAGCATGCTCAGGCCATCGAGAAACAGCTGTGGCTTGTTCAGCAGGGCCAGGCTTTCCTTGGCGATCCGACCGAACGCACAGGCTTCATAGACACCCGCCACCGCCACGCCCGAAGCGTGCAGCTGGCAGGCCACCAGCGGCAGCAACGGCCCCGTGCCGGCGATCACCACTGGGCTCGGCGGCCTGACCACGCCGCTCTTGATCTGCAATTGCAGGCCACCGAGCATCATCACCCCCGGCAGGGTCCAGCCAGGAAATGGCACGCTGCGTTCGTGACAGCCGGCCGCCAGGATCAGGTGCGAATAGGCCACCTCGCGCAAGCGTTCGTCAGCGTCCAGCATCATCAGCGCCCGGAAGCCTTCGGCGCCAATGACCCGGCTGCTCAATCGCACGTCGATCAGCCCGGCGTGTTGCTGGAATTCACCATGGAGTTTCTCCAGGGCTTCGCTGTAGCGCGGGCCGAGGTAATCCAGGCGCACGCCATCGCGCAACGGTCCGCGATACACCACGCCACCCAGGCGCGGCGCTTCTTCGAGCAAGGTGCAGCGCACCCCGTGCGAGGCCAATTCGATGGCCGCCGCCATACCTGCCGGCCCACCGCCGACAATCACCGGATCGAGGCTCATGGTGCCTCCGTTTCGGTGATGCGATTGGCCCGGGTTTCGATCTGCATGCCAGGGCGTACCAGGGTCTGGCAGGCGCGGCGCTTGTGGCGACCGTCGATCTTGACCAGGCAGCACTGGCACACGC harbors:
- the hcnB gene encoding cyanide-forming glycine dehydrogenase subunit HcnB gives rise to the protein MSLDPVIVGGGPAGMAAAIELASHGVRCTLLEEAPRLGGVVYRGPLRDGVRLDYLGPRYSEALEKLHGEFQQHAGLIDVRLSSRVIGAEGFRALMMLDADERLREVAYSHLILAAGCHERSVPFPGWTLPGVMMLGGLQLQIKSGVVRPPSPVVIAGTGPLLPLVACQLHASGVAVAGVYEACAFGRIAKESLALLNKPQLFLDGLSMLAYLKLNRIPVRYGWGVVQADGEGELSHVTVAPYSSTWEPDLKRSEQIPAQTLAVGYGFIPRTQLSQQMGLEHGFSEDGYLRAVSDAWQQSSEAHIHLAGDMGGIRGGEAAMLSGRIAALSILMQRNVLDPSTALAQRERYQGQLERIIRFRAAVDRYTQRGAGQTTLPAADTVICRCEHATRADIDRALEQGVQDMASLKMRTRVSMGDCQGRMCVGYCSDRLREATGRADVGWLRPRFPIDPIPFSAFQNVGTEAVSHD